TGGTCGGCGCCCCGGACGGCAATGGCCGACGCCCGGGTGGGCTGGCACCGGCTCAACCCGAAGCGCCTCCGGATCGAGTTCACCGACGGCTCCTGGCTGGCCTTCACGGTGCCGATCGCCGAGTCGGGCAAGCCGCTGCGCGAGATCGCCTCAGCTCTCTCCGGTCGCTGACCCGGTCAGGAGCGGCGCGGGCAGCGGCTCGTGGTGCAGCACCGCGAGCCGCGACACCGCCCGGGTGAGCACCACGTACAGCCGGTGCAGCCCGCGCGGCTCGGCCGCGACGATCGCGGCCGGCTCGACCACCACCACGTGGTCGTACTCCAGGCCCTTGACCAGCGTCGCGGGCACCACGGTGACCCGCGCCAGGTCGGCCACGTCGTCGGCGGTCGCGGTCGGGACGCCGACCGCGGCCAGCGCCGCGCGCAGCCCGTCGACCGCGTCGTCCGCGGCGATCACGCCGACCGAGCCGTCGTGCGCGAGCGCCGCGCGCACCTCGGCCACCGTCGCCGCGGTCAGGTCGGTCACGGTACGCACGTCCAGGCCGCCATCGTGGCGCAGCGACTCTGCCGGGGGTACGTCCACCGCGAGCGCCGGCAGCAGTTGATTGGCGAACGCGACCACCGCGGCGGGCACCCGGAAGCCGATCGTCAGTGGCACCACCACGGCGTCCGGCTTGCCCAGGTGGGCCAGGGACTCCCGCCAGTCGGTCGCCGCCCACGGTGCGGTGCCCTGGGCGAGGTCACCGAGGAGAGTGACCGAGCCGTGCTCGCTACGTCGGGCGATGGCCCGGCACTGCATCGGGGAGAGGTCCTGCGCCTCGTCCACCACCACGTGCCCGAACCCGGAGGGCCGCTCCAGCAGCCCGGCCGCCTCGTCGACCAGCACCGCGTCGGCGGCGGTCCAGCGGGTCGCCTTCGCGGTACGGGCCGGCTTCGCCCAGACCAGCAGCGCCTGCTCGGCGTCGCTGAGCAGTCCGTCCGCCGCGGCGGCGAGCCGGGCCGGGTCGGCCAGCAGGCCGTGCACCAGCCCTTCGGGGGTGAGCGCCGGCCAGACCGCGTCCAGGAAGTCGGCTACCTGTCGGCACCGGCCCATCCGGCGCAGCCAGGCGTCGCTGGGCGACTCCGCCCGGCGTGCCTCGGCCTGCCGTTGCAGCAGGCTCACCACTCGCGCCCGGACCCGCTCCCGGCCGGTGCCGTACGGCAGCCCCTCCCGACGGGTCTCCTCGACAATCCGGTGCAGCGGCTCCAGGCCGATCCGCCACCGGAACGAGCCGTCCGACACGGTGATCGGATCGGTCGGCGTACCGATCTGTGCCTGCACCGCTCGGCGCAGCACACTGGCCATCCGCACGTCGTGCTTGAGTGCGGCGACCGCCGACGGCTCGACCGCCCGGACCGGCACCCGGGAGATCAGCTCCTCCACCGTGGCCTGCTCGACCTCGACCTCGCCCAGCGCCGGCAGCACCGCCGCGATGTACGACAGGAACGCCCGGTTCGGCCCGACGATCAGCACACCCGCCCGCCGCAACCGCTCCCGGTGCAGGTAGAGCAGGTACGCGGCCCGGTGCAGACCGACGGCGGTCTTCCCGGTGCCCGGCGCGCCCTGCACGCAGATCGAGTCGGCCAGGTCGGCCCGGACCAGTTCGTCCTGCTCCGGCTGGATGGTGGCAACGATGTCCCGCATCGGCCCCACGCGCGGCCGCTCGATCTCGGCCGTGAGGATCCGGCTCGTCGTGCCCAGCTCCTCGCCCCGGTCCAGCCGCTCATCCTCGAAGCTGGTCAACACCCCGTTGCTGAACCCGAACCGGCGCCGGACCGCCACCCCCTGCGGATCCCGAGCACTGGCCCGGTAGAACGACCGCGAAACCGGTGCCCGCCAGTCCAGCACCAACGGCTCGCCCAGCTCATCACTGACATGCCGCCGCCCCACGTGATAGCGCCGCCCGTCATGATCGCTGCCGCTGCCGCTGCCGCTGCCGCTGCCGCTGCCGCTGCCGCCGGTCGGGCTCGTGCTGCCGGTTGTGCCGGCGCTGCCGGTTGTGCCCGTGCTGCCGGTTGAGCCCGTGCTGCCAGTTGTGCCGGCGCTGCCGGTTGGGCTCGTGCTGCCGGTTTTGCCAGCGCCGCCGGTCGTGCCTGATCCGGCAATCTCGATCGCGTCCGGGGCTGGGCCGCTGTCCGCCGTTGTTCTGGTCGTGGTCGTGCCATCAGGGGTCCCGCTGTCCGTGGTCCCGCCGAAGTCGAGGCGGCCGAAGAAGAGGGGCGTGGTCGGGTCGTCGGCCAGCTCGGCCACCCGGCGGGCCAGCGTGCGGCCGAGCGTCTCCGCGGCGTAGGCGTCGCCGGCCACCTGGTCACCCGTGGCGAAGAGGGCCTCGGCCCGCTCGCGCATCCTTCGCAGCGCCGCCCGTGAGGTGGCGAGGTGTGCGCGCTCGGCGGCCAGATCCGTGTCGAGGTGGGTGTCGAGGTCAAGTGCGGGCATGCTGACGTCCCATCGTTCACATCTGCTGCGCGCTCGCGTGTCCGGGGGCGGATGGCCGGCCACCCGGCGCGGGGACGTCCGTTCCGGTGCAGCTCACCTCGGCCGTCAAGCGGGCTGCAACCCTACGCTCCCACGCCCGACCCTTCCACCGAATTACCGAAGCGACCACCCGATGGAGACGGCGTGGCGCTGGGTGCTGCGGTGCCACGTGCTCGGTCCCGGACTGAGTCGGCGCTCCTCGCCGGCATTACCCACGCTGCCGCCCAAAGGACGCGGCGTGGCGACGGGGTGCTCGCCCCCGGACTGAGAAGCGTTGCGGAGGTTGGTGCTTCCTCGGCGTCAGCACCGCCGGTGGTAGAGGTTGCGGCGCGGGGTGCGGAGCGGGTCAAGCCAGCTGGGCGGGAGGAAGTCGGCCTGGCCGTCCGCCGCGATACGGACCGTCCAGTCGCCCTGATGGAGGAGCCGGTGGTGGTGGCCGCAGAGCAGGACGGCGTTGCCCAGCGCCGTTGCCCCGCCGTCGGCCCAGTGCTGGACGTGGTGGCCGTCGCACCAGCGGGATGGCCGATCGCAGCCTGGGAAGGCGCAGCCGCCGTCGCGCAGCACCAGTGCCCGGCGCAACGGGCCGGTGAAGAGTCGGCGCTGACGCCCTACGTCCAGCACCTGACTGTTGCCGCCCAGCACGGCCGGCAGCACGGCGGCGTCGCAGGCGAGGCGGCGCACCGCGCCGGGCGTCAGGTGTGCGCCGGTCTCCAGTGCGCCAGCGCGGACGCCGTTGACCAGCGCGTCCAGGGAGACGGTCACCACGAGCTGTGGTCGGTCGCCGCCGCTGTCCGGCAGGTGGCCGGTGCGCAGCGCCAGCCGACAGATTTCGCCGAGCGCGTCCGCCCGGCGCTGACCGGGACTGCGGTCGTCGTGCGCACCGGCCGGTGCGCAGAGCGGCCCGATCGCTTCGCGGAGCAGGCTGGCGGTCTCGGTGTCGAGGCTCCCGCTGAGGCGTACCTGCCCATCCTGCTGGTCGGAGAGGGTGACGTGCCGGCGGGCCTCGGCGCGGTCGGCGGCCCGTTCGAGGGCCGCCAGCTCGGCCTGGTCGGCCAGATCCGGTGCGACGTGCGTGAGCACGCGTTCCCCGAGACGGCGCAGGATCGCCGGGTCGAACCGGTCAGCCCAGGCGACCAGCAGTTGGGTGGCCTTGTCGGCGACCTCCGGCCCCGCTTCGGCCGGAAGGGCCGAGATCGTCTCCGCGAGCACCCGGCCCTGCTCCACGGTGATGGCGCCCGTCCGCATCGCATCGCGCACTGCCGACGGCGCGGCGTCGACGGCGGCCGCGAGCTCGACCAGCTGGCGGGCGGATCGACCCGAGAGCCGGAGTCGCTCCCGGAGCCAGACGGCGGTGGATGAGGCGCCGCGGGCGACCGCCAGGCCGCGGGCGTCCAGCTCGCGCACCAGCCCCAGCTGGACGGTGGCCAGCCGCTGCGCCACCGCGTGCGTCGCGTCCAGTGATGCCAGCAACTCGTCGTCGGAGAGCGCCCACGGGGCGACGTCGGCGCAGTCGTCGACGGCCCCGCCGGCCTGCTCCAACGCCCTCAACATGAAGCCACATTAGAACAGGCGTACGACAATTTCCCGAGCCTCCGGTGGCGGGGCGTGCCCCGGCCGGTCGCCGCACTGCAGGTCGGCTGACTGCTGGGTCTGCCGCGGATCCCGCCCACGCTGAGCCAGCGCAGATGCAGCGCGGCCATGCGATTAGGGGGTCGGCGCGCGCGGTCGCCATCAACGCCGCAGCGGTCGTCTACCTGTCCGCTGCCGACGGGTCCGGCACACCTGACGCCCGGCCCTGTCCGCTGCTGGACAGGTCCGGCACCGCCCGATGCCTGGCGCGTGGTGCCATCCCGCCGGTGGCAACGCGGTTGGTGGAGCGGAACTGCGTAGCCCGGGGGGTGATGGCGGGTCGCGCGGATGGCCGGGATCATGGGGTCATGACCGAGGCCCGTCCCGAGTCGCGTCGGATGACGATCAGTGACCCGCAGGTGATGCGGGCGCTGGCCCATCCGGCCCGAATCGCGATCATGGAATACCTGAGCAGTCGGGAGGGTGGTGGGACCGCCACCGAGCTCGCGGAGATCGCCGGGCTGTCGCCGAGTGCGACCAGCTACCACGTGCGAGCGTTGGCGAAGTTCGGCCTGGTCGAGCAGGCGCCGAGCCGGGGTGACGCGCGGGAGCGGGTGTGGCGCGCGGTCAGCCCCAGCGTCATGTTCGACGCGGGCCGTGCGGCCGGGCCGGAGGCGCGCGCGGCCGAGCAGGCGCTGGTCGAGGCGCATGTGGCCCGCGACATGGAGCGGACCCGGGACTGGTTGCGGCGCGCCGGGAGCGAGCCGCCCGAGTGGTACGAGGTGGCGCTGTTCAGCGACGCGCTGCTGCTGCTCACCGCAGAGGAGATGGCCGGGGTGAACGAGGCGGTCTCGGCGCTGCTGGAGCCGTACCGCCAGCGCCGGCGCCGGGCCGATCCGCCGGCGGGTGCGCGGACCGTCTCGGTGCAGTACCACGTGGTGCCGCTGCCATAGGGGTTGTGCCAACCAGTTGTGAAGGATTATTTTCGAAGTATGTCCTTCACAACCGTCGAGTCGCGCTGGCCGGACGTCTGGCTCGCCGCCACAGCGCGGGGCACCACGATCTGCGGCGACTTCCTCGCCGCCACCGCCCTCGCGCTGGCCCTGCAGGGCGCCGGAGCCGGCGGGCTCGCCGTGTCAGGGCTGCTGCTCGCGGCCACCCTGCCCCTGGTGGTGCTCGCCCCGCTCGCCGGCCGGCTCGCTGACCGGGTGGACAGCCGCACTCTGCTGGTGACCGTCGGGCTGGCCCAGGCCGCGATCTGCGTGCTGCTCGCCCTCGCCGACCACCCGGTCCTGGTGGTCGGGCTCGTCACGCTGCTCGCGTGCGGGCTCGCGGTGACTCAGCCCTGCCTGGCGGCGCTGCTGCCGGCGATGGTCCGCCCCGACGACCTGCCGCGGGCGAGCGCGATCAGCCAGACCGCTGTCTCCCTCGGGGCGCTCGGCGGGCCGGTGCTGGCCGGGCTGCTGGTGGGGCAGTTCGGCACCCGCGTACCGCTGCTGCTCGACGCCGCGACCTACCTGGCACTGGTGGTCGCCGGCCTGCTGCTGCGGACCCGGCGCGGTGGTCGGCGGATCGCCGCCACCCCGGCCAACCCACGCGTGGCAGCCCTCGGCTGGCGGCTGCGCCGGGACCCGCTGATGCTCGTCATGGTGGTCAGTACCGCCGTGGTGATCGCGGCGATCGGCGGTATCAACGTGGTCGAGGTCTTCTTCATCCGGGAGACCCTGAACGGCTCGCCCACCACCTACGGGCTGGTCAGTGCCGCCTGGATGGCCGGCATGCTGCCCGGTGGCTGGCTGGCCGCCCGGCTCGCCAACCGGCTCACCGACGACGCTGCGCTGGTCCGTGGGGTGCTGGCCACGCTGGCCGGTTGCAGCCTCATGGTGCTGTTCGGCGCGATGGTGCCGGCGGCCAGCCTGCTGGTGCCGCTCTGGCTGGTGGCGGGCGCGGCCAACGGCGGCGAGAACGTCTTCGCCAACCTGCTCACCGCTCGCCGGGTGCCGGAGGCGATGCGCGCTCGGGCGTACGCGAGCTACGGCGCGGCGGTGCAGGGAGGCTCGATGGTCGGTTTCCTGATCGGCGGTGCGCTGCTGACGGCCGTCCCGCCCCGACCGCTGATCGCCGCCGCCGGCCTGGCCGGGCTCCTGGTGGTGCTGGTCTTCGTGCCGGTGGTCGCCCGGGCGGTACGCCGCCCGTCGCCGGATGACCCGGGCGGACGGCAACACCAGCGGTCGGCGGGGGCGGATGCGGGGTTGGCCACTTCGGGCCGGCCCGCCGAGCCGGCGCCAGAGGCCGGGGATACGGTCGGGTCATGGCTGAGCGCATCGCACGTCCACGGGTCGGGCACATCCAGTTCCTGAACTGCCTGCCGATCTACTGGGGCCTGATGCGCTCCGGTGCCCTGCTCGACGTCGACCTGCAGAAGGATTCGCCGGACCGGTTGAGCGCCGCGCTGGTGGCCGGCGACCTGGACATCGGTCCGATCACGCTCGTGGAGTACCTGAAGCACACCGACGAGTTGCTGCTCCTGCCGGACCTGGCGGTGGGCAGCGACGGGCCG
The nucleotide sequence above comes from Micromonospora sp. NBC_00389. Encoded proteins:
- a CDS encoding HNH endonuclease signature motif containing protein, with the translated sequence MLRALEQAGGAVDDCADVAPWALSDDELLASLDATHAVAQRLATVQLGLVRELDARGLAVARGASSTAVWLRERLRLSGRSARQLVELAAAVDAAPSAVRDAMRTGAITVEQGRVLAETISALPAEAGPEVADKATQLLVAWADRFDPAILRRLGERVLTHVAPDLADQAELAALERAADRAEARRHVTLSDQQDGQVRLSGSLDTETASLLREAIGPLCAPAGAHDDRSPGQRRADALGEICRLALRTGHLPDSGGDRPQLVVTVSLDALVNGVRAGALETGAHLTPGAVRRLACDAAVLPAVLGGNSQVLDVGRQRRLFTGPLRRALVLRDGGCAFPGCDRPSRWCDGHHVQHWADGGATALGNAVLLCGHHHRLLHQGDWTVRIAADGQADFLPPSWLDPLRTPRRNLYHRRC
- a CDS encoding MFS transporter, encoding MSFTTVESRWPDVWLAATARGTTICGDFLAATALALALQGAGAGGLAVSGLLLAATLPLVVLAPLAGRLADRVDSRTLLVTVGLAQAAICVLLALADHPVLVVGLVTLLACGLAVTQPCLAALLPAMVRPDDLPRASAISQTAVSLGALGGPVLAGLLVGQFGTRVPLLLDAATYLALVVAGLLLRTRRGGRRIAATPANPRVAALGWRLRRDPLMLVMVVSTAVVIAAIGGINVVEVFFIRETLNGSPTTYGLVSAAWMAGMLPGGWLAARLANRLTDDAALVRGVLATLAGCSLMVLFGAMVPAASLLVPLWLVAGAANGGENVFANLLTARRVPEAMRARAYASYGAAVQGGSMVGFLIGGALLTAVPPRPLIAAAGLAGLLVVLVFVPVVARAVRRPSPDDPGGRQHQRSAGADAGLATSGRPAEPAPEAGDTVGSWLSASHVHGSGTSSS
- a CDS encoding ArsR/SmtB family transcription factor, whose protein sequence is MTEARPESRRMTISDPQVMRALAHPARIAIMEYLSSREGGGTATELAEIAGLSPSATSYHVRALAKFGLVEQAPSRGDARERVWRAVSPSVMFDAGRAAGPEARAAEQALVEAHVARDMERTRDWLRRAGSEPPEWYEVALFSDALLLLTAEEMAGVNEAVSALLEPYRQRRRRADPPAGARTVSVQYHVVPLP
- a CDS encoding HelD family protein encodes the protein MPALDLDTHLDTDLAAERAHLATSRAALRRMRERAEALFATGDQVAGDAYAAETLGRTLARRVAELADDPTTPLFFGRLDFGGTTDSGTPDGTTTTRTTADSGPAPDAIEIAGSGTTGGAGKTGSTSPTGSAGTTGSTGSTGSTGTTGSAGTTGSTSPTGGSGSGSGSGSGSGSDHDGRRYHVGRRHVSDELGEPLVLDWRAPVSRSFYRASARDPQGVAVRRRFGFSNGVLTSFEDERLDRGEELGTTSRILTAEIERPRVGPMRDIVATIQPEQDELVRADLADSICVQGAPGTGKTAVGLHRAAYLLYLHRERLRRAGVLIVGPNRAFLSYIAAVLPALGEVEVEQATVEELISRVPVRAVEPSAVAALKHDVRMASVLRRAVQAQIGTPTDPITVSDGSFRWRIGLEPLHRIVEETRREGLPYGTGRERVRARVVSLLQRQAEARRAESPSDAWLRRMGRCRQVADFLDAVWPALTPEGLVHGLLADPARLAAAADGLLSDAEQALLVWAKPARTAKATRWTAADAVLVDEAAGLLERPSGFGHVVVDEAQDLSPMQCRAIARRSEHGSVTLLGDLAQGTAPWAATDWRESLAHLGKPDAVVVPLTIGFRVPAAVVAFANQLLPALAVDVPPAESLRHDGGLDVRTVTDLTAATVAEVRAALAHDGSVGVIAADDAVDGLRAALAAVGVPTATADDVADLARVTVVPATLVKGLEYDHVVVVEPAAIVAAEPRGLHRLYVVLTRAVSRLAVLHHEPLPAPLLTGSATGES